Part of the Synechococcus sp. HK01-R genome is shown below.
CTGACCAACCCAACGACCATCACGACGCTGGTCGTGGCCTCTGGTGGAGCCACAGCGAATGGATGCTCCATGAAATCCCCGCCCTTGAGCACAAGGAGCGCTTCGCAGGCGACCTCTTGAGCGATCGCTTCTACGTGTGGCTGGATCGCTGGTTCCTGTTACTCCAGATTCCCCTGGGACTCGGCCTGTACTGGTACGGCAACGCAGCGCAAGTGCATGGTGGCGGCCTGGGCCTGGTCCTCTGGGCCATCCCCCTACGCCTGGTGCTCGTCTACCACGTGACCTGGCTGGTGAACTCGGCCACCCATGCCTTTGGCTATCGCAATTTCGACTGCCCCGACCTTTCACGCAACTGTTGGTGGGTGGCGATCCTGTCCTTCGGCGAGGGCTGGCACAACAACCATCACGCGCACCCTGCCAGCGCTCGTCATGGCTTGCGCTGGTTTGAGTTCGACATCACCTGGCAGCACATCCGGCTGCTGCGGCGACTGGGGCTGACCCGTCGCATTCGCCAGGCGCGTTACGTGCCCTGAGTCCCGGCAGTCAGCCCCTTGGCCTTCTGCCGCAATTCGGCCAGGAATCCTTCGGCTCCAGAGCGACTCGATCCGCCGAGGGCTTGATGGGTGGCATGCAAGTCCAGGAGCTCCCCATCGAGATCCTCGGCGCTGTAGTCCCGCAGACCGGCCATCACAGCAGCGAAACGCTCCCGCCGCTGACTCTTGCTGGCTGGATAAGCAGCCATCACCTGATCGCGGCACTGCCTCCAGGACTGGCCGCCACAAAGATGTTCAGCCAATGCCGCACTCAGCGAAGCCCCCTCATCGGCTTCAATCCGCCAATCAAACCCGGGCGGCAACGGCGCCAAGCCCACGAAGATCTCGAGAAGATCCCCAGCTCCCAGGGCCTCACCCCGGGCATTGCGAAGCGGTTCAGCACCAGCGGCCAGCACCTCCAAAAGCTCGGGGTGAACCTCAGCAAGACGCGCTCGGATTGATTCCAAGCCGGCATGGAGAACTGCATTGGCCTGTCCTAAGGCAAGGAACACCTCAGGACCGGGAGACGCGAGCTTGCCGTTGCGCAGGTTGGAGATCTGGGAGTTATGCACACGGCCGAGATCCAGGGTTTCGGCGAGGGCGGGCAACACCCTGTGCGACCAGCCATTGCGCTCATGCCAGACGTGCACGAGATGGGCCATGGCCCAACGGCCCTCGGCGAGGCGCTCCCGGTAACCCTTGGTCACAGAATCAGCCTGGATATTGAACTCAGCCACTTGATACGGATCCTTATCGCTTATAGTTTATCGATAGTTATCCGGATCGAGCCATGGTTTCAAGCGTGATCACGGCACCATCGCCACCCAGCAGGCCGACAGACTCGCACAGGGCCCTGGAGCGGGCTCAAGGGCTGCACAAACCCCGCCAAGGCGAAACCTATGTGCCCCTGGATCACGGACGGCGCTGGGGAACCATCGGCTTCATGATCGCGATCCATGGGCTGGCCTTGGTCGCCTTGCTGCCGAGCTTCTGGAGCTGGCAGGCCGTCACCAGCCTGCTGGTTCTCTACTGGGTCACCGCCTGCCTGGGGGTGACGATCGGGTATCACCGCCTGCTCTCACATCGATCCTTCCAGGTGCCCCACTGGCTCGAGCGCTTCTTCGCCACCTGCGGCGCGCTCAGCTGCCAGCACGGACCCATCGACTGGGTGGGTCTTCATCGGCATCACCACAAGTTCTCTGATACGGATGCAGATCACCACAACAGCCACCGCGGATTCTGGTGGAGCCACATGGGCTGGATGTTTGAACCCATTCCAGCCATGCAGGCCGTCCCGCGCCTGAGCGGGGATCTGGCCAGGGATCCCTACTACCGCTGGCTCAACAACAATTTCCTGCTGCTGCAGTTGCCCCTTGCGGGACTGCTCTTCTGGATCGGCACCGTCACTGGCGCAGGCGGCTGGGCACTCTTGCTCTGGGGCATCCCTCTACGCCTCGTGCTCGTCTATCACGTCACCTGGCTGGTGAATTCGGCAACCCACTGCTGGGGTCAGGTGGTGTACGAAAGCGGCGATGCCTCCCGCAACAACAAGTGGGTCGCAGCCCTCACCTTCGGCGAAGGCTGGCACAACAACCATCACGCTTTCCCCCATTCCGCCCGCCATGGACTTCAGCCCCGTCAGATCGACCTCACCTGGGAGCACATTCGTCTGATGCGGGCGCTGGGACTGGCCAGCAAAGTGCGCCTACCCGTCGCATCGTAAAATTCTCGATCGCTCCATCGTCGTCGTCAGGAAGCAACCCCATGGCCAAGCGCGTACAAGTCGTTCTGAATGAGGACGTTCTCAGCCTCGGCCGG
Proteins encoded:
- a CDS encoding acyl-CoA desaturase; translated protein: MRAAVMSPRQPLPRRQRRIKWGTTSFMLVMHVLATVALLPRFWSWQGVAALAVLYWATVLGVTLGLHRLVAHRSLEVPRWLERVLMVMGTLACQSGPIDWVALHRHHHKFSDQPNDHHDAGRGLWWSHSEWMLHEIPALEHKERFAGDLLSDRFYVWLDRWFLLLQIPLGLGLYWYGNAAQVHGGGLGLVLWAIPLRLVLVYHVTWLVNSATHAFGYRNFDCPDLSRNCWWVAILSFGEGWHNNHHAHPASARHGLRWFEFDITWQHIRLLRRLGLTRRIRQARYVP
- a CDS encoding fatty acid desaturase; its protein translation is MVSSVITAPSPPSRPTDSHRALERAQGLHKPRQGETYVPLDHGRRWGTIGFMIAIHGLALVALLPSFWSWQAVTSLLVLYWVTACLGVTIGYHRLLSHRSFQVPHWLERFFATCGALSCQHGPIDWVGLHRHHHKFSDTDADHHNSHRGFWWSHMGWMFEPIPAMQAVPRLSGDLARDPYYRWLNNNFLLLQLPLAGLLFWIGTVTGAGGWALLLWGIPLRLVLVYHVTWLVNSATHCWGQVVYESGDASRNNKWVAALTFGEGWHNNHHAFPHSARHGLQPRQIDLTWEHIRLMRALGLASKVRLPVAS